A genome region from Manihot esculenta cultivar AM560-2 chromosome 5, M.esculenta_v8, whole genome shotgun sequence includes the following:
- the LOC110615146 gene encoding uncharacterized protein LOC110615146 has product MGGGAMHIDLQMIHSNTSLSSFPSLSLPPPPSTTLNFPVPVNNFAPVSQSSSSYYPSGTSTRNGSVVGKEEKTASEYSNRDIFGLVPSHSEVEGAMTALHNFMKGISSSDLELVHLLQTLGCGDIRKSLSHGYARLLNAFGLLQREPIIMRVVMSLSSDKAVWDAVMNNELVRQLRESCITPAVTRRIQSCNEGEDVVTCMLRWIMDITKAQVTRLIQKFRLLMNEIFQPLEREKHTEESTGETDDRIRSSLLLSIVILLIVVVTRIQRA; this is encoded by the exons ATGGGAGGAGGAGCCATGCATATTGACCTTCAGATGATCCATTCCAACACTTCCTTATCTTCCTTCCCCTCTTtatctcttcctcctcctccttccacTACTCTTAATTTCCCAGTCCCTGTCAATAATTTTGCACCAGTTtcacaatcttcttcttcttattatcCTAGTGGAACTTCTACGAGAAACGGCTCTGTGGTAgggaaagaagagaaaacaGCAAGCGAGTATTCCAACCGGGATATTTTCGGCCTTGTTCCATCTCACTCTGAAGTTGAAGGTGCCATGACTGCTCTGCACAA TTTTATGAAAGGGATTTCTTCGTCTGACTTGGAGTTGGTGCATCTGCTGCAAACATTGGGATGTGGTGATATCAGAAAATCGCTATCTCATGGATATGCAAGACTTTTGAATGCTTTTGGTTTGCTGCAAAGAGAGCCAATTATTATG AGAGTGGTGATGTCTCTATCATCTGATAAAGCGGTGTGGGATGCTGTTATGAACAACGAGTTAGTGCGGCAGCTGCGAGAGTCATGCATCACTCCAG CCGTAACCCGTAGGATACAAAGCTGTAATGAAGGAGAGGATGTGGTTACCTGTATGTTGAGATGGATTATGGACATCACTAAAGCCCAAGTTACTCGACTTATCCAGAAATTTCGGCTGTTGATGAACGAGATTTTCCAACCTTTGGAGAGGGAGAAACACACTGAAGAAAGCACAGGTGAGACAGATGACAGAATTAGATCATCGTTGCTTCTCTCCATTGTGATCCTCTTGATTGTAGTAGTGACCAGGATTCAAAGGGCTTGA
- the LOC110615145 gene encoding nuclear pore complex protein NUP62 isoform X1, translating to MSGFSFSSSSQSSSSSPFSFGSSTSPFGSTTTGSGLSFGSSPFASANPSSSSSSSSTPLSFSLNTSSNSNPSSASSVSPFGFGFSTSSSSSASSNPSFSFSFGSAPAATSSTPSLFVSASGSTSSPFAQAASSASSGSNLFGAVSSATSSASTLFGTVSSAPSSASPLFGAASAASSTGTSLFGGNTSSPLFATSASPLFGTTPSVASSAPPQFGTTSSAASSSSPLFGTTSSAASSPSPLFGTSSSLFGTTSSAASSGPSPFGTSSSAASSGSFLFGTSSSATSSGPSLFGSSGASIGTTTSNLFASSTTASTPAFSSNLFSSTSSLNSSSASPFSTAATGFSLSKSTPSLTSTVAPLTQSSSASTSGFSVGTPSSASSVSASSFSFGTPSSASSQSSFSFSNAASSSAPAVSTTLPAKPTSPSPLFSTVTTTNALTPAAGTAVASSSATASTLTLHASGASASSSATSATTAASSGTTSSFTGFGVSTAPASSGSTSSYTGFSLSTKPSVPASTSQAQSTIAAPLFSVSTSTSAATTTSSSSATTSQMTLPLAVASSSGTTSSVTAAISSTPKLPSEITGKTVEEIIKEWNAELQERTGKFRKQAAAIAEWDKRILHNRDVLLRLEIEVAKVVETQASLERQLELIETHQQEVDKALQSMEEEAERIYKDERGLLLDDEAASTRDAMYEQAELIERELEQMTEQIKSVIDTLNSSQGGDLDTIDKMTPLDVVVRILNNQLSSLMWIDEKAEEFSSRIQKLATQGSAADRELMGPKYWMS from the exons ATGTCAGGCTTCTCTTTCTCATCCTCTTCTCAATCATCTTCCTCATCTCCATTCTCATTCGGATCCTCAACTTCTCCGTTTGGATCCACAACCACTGGTTCCGGATTATCTTTCGGATCTTCCCCTTTCGCTTCTGCAAACCCTAGctcatcttcctcttcttcctccACCCCATTGTCTTTTTCCCTCAACACTTCGTCAAACTCTAACCCTAGCTCAGCTTCTTCCGTTTCTCCATTCGGTTTCGGATTCTCTACCTCTTCATCCTCCTCCGCTTCCTCCAACccttccttctccttctccttcggATCAGCTCCCGCTGCCACTAGTTCCACTCCATCTCTCTTTGTTTCTGCGTCTGGTTCCACCTCATCGCCATTTGCACAAGCTGCTTCCTCTGCAAGCTCGGGTTCAAACCTTTTTGGGGCTGTTTCATCTGCGACTAGTTCTGCGTCTACCTTGTTTGGGACTGTTTCTTCAGCTCCAAGTTCTGCGTCGCCTCTGTTTGGTGCAGCGTCAGCGGCATCAAGCACCGGCACGTCCTTGTTTGGGGGAAATACGTCTTCACCATTGTTTGCAACAAGCGCTTCTCCCCTGTTTGGAACAACTCCATCAGTAGCAAGTTCTGCTCCCCCCCAGTTTGGCACAACTTCTTCTGCTGCAAGTTCTTCTTCGCCCTTGTTTGGAACAACTTCATCTGCAGCGAGTTCTCCTTCACCCCTGTTTGGCACAAGTTCATCTTTGTTCGGAACAACTTCGTCTGCGGCCAGTTCCGGGCCATCTCCGTTTGGTACATCCTCATCTGCTGCGAGTTCAGGTTCATTCCTGTTTGGGACGTCTTCATCTGCTACAAGTTCTGGGCCGTCCCTGTTTGGGTCATCAGGTGCTTCAATTGGCACTACTACATCTAACTTGTTTGCCTCGTCTACAACAGCTTCAACTCCTGCATTTTCGTCTAATTTGTTCTCTTCAACTTCCTCTTTGAATTCAAGCTCTGCGTCGCCATTCTCCACGGCTGCAACAGGATTTTCCTTATCGAAAAGCACTCCAAGTTTAACATCTACGGTAGCTCCTCTGACACAATCTTCATCAGCAAGCACTTCGGGCTTCTCTGTTGGGACACCATCTTCTGCATCTTCAGTAAGCGCTTCTAGCTTTTCGTTTGGGACACCGTCTTCTGCATCGTCCCAATCTTCCTTTAGCTTTAGCAATGCAGCTTCTTCATCTGCCCCTGCTGTCTCCACCACCCTTCCTGCAAAACCAACATCTCCATCGCCGTTGTTTTCTACAGTCACAACCACAAATGCTCTTACTCCAGCTGCTGGTACTGCAGTGGCTTCTTCTTCTGCCACAGCTTCTACGCTTACTTTACATGCATCTGGTGCAAgtgcttcttcttctgctaCTTCAGCTACCACAGCTGCTTCTTCTGGAACTACTAGTTCCTTTACTGGTTTTGGTGTGTCCACTGCACCTGCTTCCTCGGGGAGTACTAGTTCCTACACAGGATTTTCCTTATCAACCAAACCATCAGTTCCTGCGTCAACATCACAAGCTCAATCAACTATTGCTGCACCCTTATTCA GTGTCTCTACTTCTACTTCTGCAGCTACAACAACTTCCAGTTCCAGTGCTACCACATCTCAGATGACACTTCCTCTTGCTGTGGCTTCCAGCAGTGG GACAACTTCAAGTGTGACCGCTGCTATATCTTCTACACCAAAATTACCATCTGAGATTACAGGCAAGACTGTTGAGGAG ATCATCAAAGAGTGGAATGCAGAGCTGCAAGAGCGCACCGGGAAATTTCGCAAGCAAGCTGCTGCAATAGCTGAATGGGATAAGAGGATCTTGCACAATCGTGATGTTCTTCTTAGGCTTGAG ATTGAGGTGGCAAAAGTTGTTGAGACACAAGCTAGCTTGGAACGGCAATTGGAGTTAATTGAGACCCATCAACAGGAG GTTGATAAGGCTTTGCAGAGTATGGAAGAAGAAGCTGAACGAATTTACAAGGATGAGCGTGGACTGCTTCTTGATGATGAAGCTGCATCAACTCGAGATGCTAT GTACGAGCAAGCTGAGCTTATAGAGAGAGAACTGGAGCAGATGACTGAACAAATAAAATCTGTTATTGATACCTTGAACTCGAGCCAG GGTGGTGATCTGGACACGATTGATAAGATGACTCCATTGGATGTGGTTGTCCGAATCTTGAACAATCAACTGAGTTCTTTGATGTGGATTGATGAGAAG gCTGAAGAATTCTCGTCTCGCATTCAGAAGCTTGCTACTCAAGGTTCTGCAGCAGATCGCGAGCTGATGGGTCCAAAATATTGGATGTCTTGA
- the LOC110616330 gene encoding cell number regulator 6, whose product MADGNAQSRYVKLTKDQSPTEDITPGELNQPIQVPELVIHRCIECGQALPESYEPPADEDWTTGICRCADDTESCRTGLFCPCVLFGHNVETLREDIPWSNACVCHAMCVEGGLALGAATLFFHGIDPKTSFLICEGLFFTWWMCGIYTGLFRQSLQKKYHLKNSPCDPCLVHCCMHWCALCQEHREMKNHLSEDAAVQMTVVNPPPAQQMNQGYTSANKSTRNGTHTNLEIRPV is encoded by the exons ATGGCTGACGGCAATGCGCAATCAAGGTACGTTAAGTTGACAAAGGATCAATCGCCGACCGAAGATATCACTCCCGGCGAGCTTAATCAGCCTATTCAAGTTCCTGAG TTAGTCATTCACAGATGTATTGAATGCGGGCAGGCTCTACCTGAAAGCTATGAGCCTCCTGCTGATGAAGATTGGACTACCGGGATTTGCCGCTGTGCTGATGATACTGAGAGTT GCCGGACTGGACTGTTTTGCCCATGTGTGTTGTTTGGACATAATGTCGAAACACTGAGGGAAGATATTCCCTGGTCCAATGCATGTGTTTGCCATGCCATGTGTGTTGAAGGTGGACTGGCGCTTGGAGCAGCTACTCTGTTTTTCCATGGTATTGATCCTAAGACTTCTTTCCTCATTTGCGAGGGTTTGTTTTTTACCTGGTGGATGTGTGGAATATACACTGGGCTGTTTCGACAATCACTGCAGAAGAAATATCATCTTAAG AATTCACCATGTGACCCGTGCCTGGTGCACTGTTGCATGCACTGGTGTGCCTTGTGTCAGGAGCACAGGGAGATGAAGAACCATCTATCTGAAGATGCTGCTGTGCAGATGACTGTTGTTAATCCTCCACCAGCTCAACAGATGAACCAAGGATATACATCAGCCAATAAATCTACTAGAAATGGTACACACACTAATTTGGAGATACGGCCAGTGTAG
- the LOC110615145 gene encoding nuclear pore complex protein NUP62 isoform X2: MSGFSFSSSSQSSSSSPFSFGSSTSPFGSTTTGSGLSFGSSPFASANPSSSSSSSSTPLSFSLNTSSNSNPSSASSVSPFGFGFSTSSSSSASSNPSFSFSFGSAPAATSSTPSLFVSASGSTSSPFAQAASSASSGSNLFGAVSSATSSASTLFGTVSSAPSSASPLFGAASAASSTGTSLFGGNTSSPLFATSASPLFGTTPSVASSAPPQFGTTSSAASSSSPLFGTTSSAASSPSPLFGTSSSLFGTTSSAASSGPSPFGTSSSAASSGSFLFGTSSSATSSGPSLFGSSGASIGTTTSNLFASSTTASTPAFSSNLFSSTSSLNSSSASPFSTAATGFSLSKSTPSLTSTVAPLTQSSSASTSGFSVGTPSSASSVSASSFSFGTPSSASSQSSFSFSNAASSSAPAVSTTLPAKPTSPSPLFSTVTTTNALTPAAGTAVASSSATASTLTLHASGASASSSATSATTAASSGTTSSFTGFGVSTAPASSGSTSSYTGFSLSTKPSVPASTSQAQSTIAAPLFSVSTSTSAATTTSSSSATTSQMTLPLAVASSSGTTSSVTAAISSTPKLPSEITGKTVEEIIKEWNAELQERTGKFRKQAAAIAEWDKRILHNRDVLLRLEIEVAKVVETQASLERQLELIETHQQE, translated from the exons ATGTCAGGCTTCTCTTTCTCATCCTCTTCTCAATCATCTTCCTCATCTCCATTCTCATTCGGATCCTCAACTTCTCCGTTTGGATCCACAACCACTGGTTCCGGATTATCTTTCGGATCTTCCCCTTTCGCTTCTGCAAACCCTAGctcatcttcctcttcttcctccACCCCATTGTCTTTTTCCCTCAACACTTCGTCAAACTCTAACCCTAGCTCAGCTTCTTCCGTTTCTCCATTCGGTTTCGGATTCTCTACCTCTTCATCCTCCTCCGCTTCCTCCAACccttccttctccttctccttcggATCAGCTCCCGCTGCCACTAGTTCCACTCCATCTCTCTTTGTTTCTGCGTCTGGTTCCACCTCATCGCCATTTGCACAAGCTGCTTCCTCTGCAAGCTCGGGTTCAAACCTTTTTGGGGCTGTTTCATCTGCGACTAGTTCTGCGTCTACCTTGTTTGGGACTGTTTCTTCAGCTCCAAGTTCTGCGTCGCCTCTGTTTGGTGCAGCGTCAGCGGCATCAAGCACCGGCACGTCCTTGTTTGGGGGAAATACGTCTTCACCATTGTTTGCAACAAGCGCTTCTCCCCTGTTTGGAACAACTCCATCAGTAGCAAGTTCTGCTCCCCCCCAGTTTGGCACAACTTCTTCTGCTGCAAGTTCTTCTTCGCCCTTGTTTGGAACAACTTCATCTGCAGCGAGTTCTCCTTCACCCCTGTTTGGCACAAGTTCATCTTTGTTCGGAACAACTTCGTCTGCGGCCAGTTCCGGGCCATCTCCGTTTGGTACATCCTCATCTGCTGCGAGTTCAGGTTCATTCCTGTTTGGGACGTCTTCATCTGCTACAAGTTCTGGGCCGTCCCTGTTTGGGTCATCAGGTGCTTCAATTGGCACTACTACATCTAACTTGTTTGCCTCGTCTACAACAGCTTCAACTCCTGCATTTTCGTCTAATTTGTTCTCTTCAACTTCCTCTTTGAATTCAAGCTCTGCGTCGCCATTCTCCACGGCTGCAACAGGATTTTCCTTATCGAAAAGCACTCCAAGTTTAACATCTACGGTAGCTCCTCTGACACAATCTTCATCAGCAAGCACTTCGGGCTTCTCTGTTGGGACACCATCTTCTGCATCTTCAGTAAGCGCTTCTAGCTTTTCGTTTGGGACACCGTCTTCTGCATCGTCCCAATCTTCCTTTAGCTTTAGCAATGCAGCTTCTTCATCTGCCCCTGCTGTCTCCACCACCCTTCCTGCAAAACCAACATCTCCATCGCCGTTGTTTTCTACAGTCACAACCACAAATGCTCTTACTCCAGCTGCTGGTACTGCAGTGGCTTCTTCTTCTGCCACAGCTTCTACGCTTACTTTACATGCATCTGGTGCAAgtgcttcttcttctgctaCTTCAGCTACCACAGCTGCTTCTTCTGGAACTACTAGTTCCTTTACTGGTTTTGGTGTGTCCACTGCACCTGCTTCCTCGGGGAGTACTAGTTCCTACACAGGATTTTCCTTATCAACCAAACCATCAGTTCCTGCGTCAACATCACAAGCTCAATCAACTATTGCTGCACCCTTATTCA GTGTCTCTACTTCTACTTCTGCAGCTACAACAACTTCCAGTTCCAGTGCTACCACATCTCAGATGACACTTCCTCTTGCTGTGGCTTCCAGCAGTGG GACAACTTCAAGTGTGACCGCTGCTATATCTTCTACACCAAAATTACCATCTGAGATTACAGGCAAGACTGTTGAGGAG ATCATCAAAGAGTGGAATGCAGAGCTGCAAGAGCGCACCGGGAAATTTCGCAAGCAAGCTGCTGCAATAGCTGAATGGGATAAGAGGATCTTGCACAATCGTGATGTTCTTCTTAGGCTTGAG ATTGAGGTGGCAAAAGTTGTTGAGACACAAGCTAGCTTGGAACGGCAATTGGAGTTAATTGAGACCCATCAACAGGAG taa